GCTGCATAAGAAATTCCTTCAAATGTCTATATTCGGGTGTATCTATAAAATCCTGTCTATTAGTTCCATCTATGATTTGAGGATTATCATTCATAGTAATATCTACGATACCAATTATTTCCCTTGTGCTTACTCTATCAAATGTCTGCCTCCATCTCCTTTTATCTATCCCTAGAATATCTCTCCTTTTATCAGGATCAGATTCATATTCTGCAAATGGAGTAGTAATTACCGAATCTCGGTAAATTTTCACACCATCAATTCTTGTTTCATCGTTTTTATATACTGCATTAAATTTTCGTTTAGCTCCTTCATTAAAATAGAAAAACTTTGCTTTAATTGGACCAAAATCTCTTATATCAATCAACTCCTTTAAAATCTTTCCAGCTTCTTTATTAAATACCAAGGTTTCCTGCTTTCCATTTGCTGAATCGTATTCAATTTCTGCATGGTGAGAATAAAATCTAAATGGATCCGGTTTTACTAATTTTTCCTTAAACTCAATAAAATCGTTTGATCCGATATATATATCAAAAGGAGGATTAAGCGGATAAAATGGAGATTTTAATATTGATAACTCCCTTGTCAATCTTTCAAGATCTGCTTTCGACCAATTATCCCTAATCTGTGAAATTATTAATTTGGTACCGTGTTCATCAGGGGGTCCATCTGTAAAAAAGTAATGATTATCTACTTCAGTAAATAAGGACAACTGGTCACCTGCTGTTGCCTTTGTCGACAATTCCTCATATTCATCCCATTTAATTTCTACATTCAACCATTTAGATTCTCCTACTTGCTTGGTCTTTATTACTAATCGCTCTCCTAACTTATCTACAGCAAATCGACCAATTCCCTTTTCCCCTACAAACTTCCTATTGAATGGCGGGTCAGAATACAATTTTGCTCTTTTGCTATTAGTACCAACAACCATCCATTTATTGTCAATGTCATTATATGACATACCTATACCGTTGTCTGATATTATGATTTGTTTATCATCGGAGTCTTTTGTAATATTCAGGAATTCAACATTTACTTTTGTAGAGTTAGCATCATAACAGTTTTTCACCAATTCGAATACAGCCGTTACCCTATCGGTAATCAACTCTCTTCCTAACAAGCGAAAAGCATTTACATCGAAGCGCCATCTTAGGGTGTCCTTTTTATTCATTATGACCTTTATAAGGGTATTTTGCTTTTAACAATAGAATTAGCATTTCTCATTCCTCTAACTAATAAGGTTATATTCAACACACATTAAGCCAAAATACAATAATTATCAATCAGTTACACTTAACTAGATAAAAACAAAACAGGGAATGGAAATTTCATTTAACAAATTAATTATTTTTTTCCGCTTGACTTTCAATATTCTTCTCATGACTATATTAGTAAATCTAATATTTCGCGTTCATCCACTGTAATGCTATCCCTTTATTACCATTGAATTGCACAAACGCCTCCATTGTCATATAACTAACAATGAATCCTAAGCGTTTCCCATGAAATATCAGTCCTTAGTTCAATTAATATAACAGTATAGGTAAACCATCTTAGGTTTACACACTCGCATTTACAAATACCTTCCACCTTTCGGCCAAAGCCTGTCTATCCGGTCTCCTTCCATCATTCCTTGGCTTTAATACCATTCCATCTAAATATTCATACTCACTCTCCATTAATTTACTCCCTATCCGAACTTTCAAAGTATCAGGTTCTATCCCTATTAAATTAGTATCAAACAATATATGTAAATCTGCCCTCAACAACAATCCATTCTTAGACTGGTTATTCCCATTTAATTTATGCGGTTCAATATGGCAGCCAATCAATACCTCCGCTATACTAGATCCCGTTATACAACACTGCCCATCATATATTTGCATAAGCCCATCCTTCAATTTCTTCTGTCCATCCCTTACACGCTTAAGAACAGCCACCACTTTTTTTATCACATCATCTGGAGCTTCCCCTTTCAAAATAAAATCCTTGATGACCTCATCTGTCTCTATTTCCTCCACAGGTTTCATCAAACTCCACTCAATCAATACAGGCTTTTTATTCTCATATTTAACGGGAACTCCCAATCCTCGATACAAAAACTTGCTCCTATCCTCCTCTCTGGTAAAGATATGCACTGGTACCTTTCCACTTAGCATCTCCTTAATAGACTTCTGACCTATATGAGACTTACTCTTTCCGTACCAAACTAATAAATCTTTCCCACCCCAATGATTGTCATAATCGTGACCAGTCCTTCCCGGCACACCAA
This Chitinophaga sancti DNA region includes the following protein-coding sequences:
- a CDS encoding HNH endonuclease; its protein translation is MLKYKELYDKEDLYKLLSVPEKKRKGPWHTGYTKFDGSYYVFANIGVPGRTGHDYDNHWGGKDLLVWYGKSKSHIGQKSIKEMLSGKVPVHIFTREEDRSKFLYRGLGVPVKYENKKPVLIEWSLMKPVEEIETDEVIKDFILKGEAPDDVIKKVVAVLKRVRDGQKKLKDGLMQIYDGQCCITGSSIAEVLIGCHIEPHKLNGNNQSKNGLLLRADLHILFDTNLIGIEPDTLKVRIGSKLMESEYEYLDGMVLKPRNDGRRPDRQALAERWKVFVNASV
- a CDS encoding sensor histidine kinase, whose translation is MNKKDTLRWRFDVNAFRLLGRELITDRVTAVFELVKNCYDANSTKVNVEFLNITKDSDDKQIIISDNGIGMSYNDIDNKWMVVGTNSKRAKLYSDPPFNRKFVGEKGIGRFAVDKLGERLVIKTKQVGESKWLNVEIKWDEYEELSTKATAGDQLSLFTEVDNHYFFTDGPPDEHGTKLIISQIRDNWSKADLERLTRELSILKSPFYPLNPPFDIYIGSNDFIEFKEKLVKPDPFRFYSHHAEIEYDSANGKQETLVFNKEAGKILKELIDIRDFGPIKAKFFYFNEGAKRKFNAVYKNDETRIDGVKIYRDSVITTPFAEYESDPDKRRDILGIDKRRWRQTFDRVSTREIIGIVDITMNDNPQIIDGTNRQDFIDTPEYRHLKEFLMQQIDVFGAVKIYEREFKRSAVEKELHKAGQEVKSFSHAIDKIQQEIDKEKPELKAVLQPLKEQAAELSKSISQSISEQKKYQADVTRKENIYLSLMSLQDYASNISHAIRTSLGKIKRMAEFIKLNFPNPEYDVYFKQYASLIYDEMDVLLKVTDFMLSYASSGGNFEDFSVKELIENLLLHTYSQAFRSEGIIVEVEIKDDFVINFNKKIFEDIFQNLISNSIKALEGNTNKQIKCSGYLDSDNFTLYFSDNGVGVSKGDEKWIFELYNTRTADKGGAGLGLYIVEKRIQALKGSVELVESEFKPQGATFKIKLPFNKI